In Nerophis ophidion isolate RoL-2023_Sa linkage group LG02, RoL_Noph_v1.0, whole genome shotgun sequence, one DNA window encodes the following:
- the LOC133535214 gene encoding protocadherin-8-like: MEGGRWLLFVSLASLAAATHAKTVKYQTFEEDAPGTVIGNLAKDVSPAYSSTGSRANFRMMKQFNSSFIRLRESDGQLSIGERIDRERLCKHTLQCLVAFDVVSFSKEQFKLIHVEVEVKDINDNSPEFPRKESSMEVSENTAVGTRIPLDFAVDEDVGVNYIQSYQISVNSHFSIDVLSRADGVKYAELVLMKELDRETQPSYALELVAMDGGNPSRSGTTRINIKVKDYNDNSPVFDRNSFSVDLPEDAPVGFLLLDLNAEDPDEGLNGEVVYGFGNQVPLEIRQLFKVERKSGRLTLENPIDFESKNTYEFDVQAADLGPNPSPAVCKIVVQVQDVNDNAPEISITPMTSITAGIAYITEAAAKESFVALVSTSDKDSGANGQVHCTLYGHDHFRLQQAYEDSFMIVSTNPLDREKIPEYNLTVVAEDLGSPPFRTITQYTIRLTDENDNAPVFSKPVYEVTVVENNAPGAYITTVVARDMDMGLNGKVTYKLADSYFMGSPISTFVSLDPASGSLYALRSFNFEVMKQLELRITASDGGSPALSGSANVFVRIADQNDNTPAITHPALNNGSAELLLPRDAPTGYIVTRVEARDADEGINSELSFGLATGEPSVFSVNKVTGEIYLNQALNHDVDDTLSLTVTVSDNGRPALTATATLRFLIIAGSPPSDRAVYQAGSGSEVVAQWDLSVVIIVVLAGSCTLLLLAIILIATTCNRHREDKVGEDSDSYGEKDTLERGRNHVAGNLLLPLHAAAGEAGFEGHSYSSQAGGFNPAHVGRSDMCSASEDGSEVPCVYDSDTNKPRANKHEGYSTLPGYGNGKEAVRPITIWKGNSYTTISARDPAFSGKDSGKGDSDFNDSDSDVSGDTAGLKKDAPAPPICAQNALWACTSECKVLGHSDRCWSPSAVRANAAPSPAPTVSSFTGQSKTASLPRDPQRRDNYYQAHIPKTVGLQSVYEKVLHREYDYVMVTPTRPARVQEVCSDVTIPVYAPTPTHCNDDN; the protein is encoded by the exons ATGGAGGGAGGAAGGTGGCTGCTGTTTGTCTCTCTGGCAAGCCTGGCAGCTGCCACGCACGCCAAGACGGTCAAGTACCAGACCTTCGAGGAGGACGCCCCGGGCACGGTGATCGGCAACTTAGCCAAGGACGTCTCCCCCGCCTATTCCTCCACGGGCTCCCGGGCCAATTTCCGGATGATGAAACAGTTCAACTCCTCTTTCATCCGCCTGCGGGAGAGCGACGGGCAACTGAGCATCGGGGAGAGGATAGACCGGGAGCGACTCTGCAAACACACCCTGCAGTGCCTCGTCGCGTTCGACGTGGTCAGCTTCTCCAAGGAGCAGTTCAAGCTCATCCACGTGGAGGTGGAGGTCAAGGACATCAACGACAACTCCCCGGAGTTCCCCCGCAAGGAGTCCAGTATGGAGGTCTCGGAGAACACCGCCGTGGGGACGCGGATCCCTCTGGACTTTGCCGTGGATGAGGATGTTGGGGTGAACTACATCCAGAGCTATCAGATCTCAGTCAACAGTCACTTTTCGATTGACGTGCTCAGCAGGGCTGACGGGGTTAAATATGCGGAGCTGGTGCTCATGAAGGAGCTGGACCGGGAGACTCAGCCGTCTTACGCCCTGGAGCTGGTCGCCATGGATGGCGGGAACCCCTCCCGCTCCGGAACGACGCGCATTAACATCAAAGTGAAAGACTACAACGACAACAGTCCGGTTTTTGACCGGAACAGCTTCTCTGTGGACCTGCCAGAGGACGCCCCAGTAGGGTTCTTGCTGCTGGACCTGAATGCGGAGGACCCAGACGAAGGGCTTAACGGCGAGGTGGTGTACGGCTTTGGGAACCAGGTCCCCTTAGAGATCCGCCAACTCTTCAAAGTGGAACGAAAGAGCGGGCGACTCACCTTGGAGAACCCAATTGACTTTGAAAGTAAGAACACGTACGAGTTTGACGTCCAGGCCGCCGACTTGGGTCCGAACCCGAGTCCGGCTGTATGCAAAATTGTGGTGCAGGTGCAAGACGTTAACGACAACGCACCAGAGATCTCCATCACGCCCATGACGTCAATCACTGCAGGGATAGCGTACATCACCGAGGCGGCGGCTAAGGAGAGTTTCGTGGCTCTGGTCAGCACCTCAGACAAAGACTCTGGTGCCAACGGACAAGTGCACTGTACACTTTATGGACATGACCACTTCAGACTGCAGCAGGCCTACGAGGACAGCTTCATGATCGTGAGCACCAATCCGCTAGACCGTGAAAAAATTCCTGAATACAACCTCACTGTTGTAGCCGAAGACCTGGGCTCCCCTCCTTTCAGGACCATCACCCAGTACACAATCCGTCTCACGGACGAGAATGACAACGCTCCGGTGTTCAGTAAACCGGTGTACGAGGTCACAGTGGTGGAGAACAACGCACCTGGCGCTTACATCACAACAGTGGTAGCACGGGACATGGACATGGGCTTAAACGGAAAGGTCACCTATAAACTAGCAGATAGCTACTTCATGGGCTCGCCTATTTCCACTTTTGTGTCCCTGGACCCCGCCAGTGGGTCTCTTTACGCGCTGCGGAGCTTTAACTTTGAGGTCATGAAACAACTGGAGCTTCGCATCACAGCCAGCGACGGCGGCTCCCCGGCCCTGTCTGGCAGCGCCAATGTCTTCGTGAGAATCGCAGACCAGAACGACAACACACCCGCCATCACTCACCCGGCGCTCAACAACGGCTCGGCTGAGCTCCTCCTGCCCCGGGACGCCCCGACCGGGTACATCGTCACCCGTGTGGAGGCCAGAGACGCAGATGAGGGCATCAACTCTGAGCTTTCCTTCGGGTTGGCCACCGGTGAACCCTCCGTGTTCTCCGTCAACAAAGTGACGGGGGAGATCTACCTGAACCAGGCGCTCAACCACGACGTGGACGACACCTTGAGCCTCACCGTGACGGTGAGCGACAACGGCAGGCCGGCTCTCACCGCCACAGCCACGCTGCGCTTCCTCATCATCGCCGGCTCCCCGCCGAGTGACCGCGCCGTGTACCAGGCGGGCAGCGGGAGCGAGGTGGTGGCGCAGTGGGACCTGTCGGTGGTGATCATCGTCGTCCTGGCGGGGAGCTGCACCCTCCTGCTGCTTGCCATCATCCTCATCGCCACCACATGCAACCGCCACAGAGAGGACAAAGTTGGCGAGGACAGCGACTCGTACGGGGAGAAAGACACCCTGGAGCGGGGCAGGAACCACGTGGCCGGCAACTTGCTCCTTCCTCTGCACGCGGCCGCGGGGGAGGCGGGTTTTGAGGGACACTCCTACAGCAGCCAGGCCGGAGGGTTCAACCCTGCCCATGTTGGGAGAAGCGACATGTGCTCGGCCTCAGAGGACGGCAGCGAGGTGCCGTGTGTTTATGACTCGGACACGAACAAACCAAGGGCGAACAAACACGAG GGGTACTCGACTCTGCCTGGCTACGGCAACGGGAAGGAGGCCGTGAGGCCAATCACCATCTGGAAGGGCAACTCTTACACCACCATCTCCGCCCGAGACCCCGCCTTCAGCGGCAAGGACAGCGGCAAGGGGGACAGCGACTTCAATGACAGCGACAGCGATGTCAGCGGAGACACCGCCGGCTTGAAGAAAGACGCACCCGCTCCCCCGATATGCGCCCAAAACG CTTTGTGGGCCTGCACCAGCGAGTGTAAGGTCCTGGGTCACTCCGACCGCTGTTGGAGCCCCTCGGCCGTGCGAGCCAACGCGGCGCCCTCCCCGGCGCCGACCGTCTCCTCCTTCACCGGTCAGTCCAAGACGGCGTCCCTGCCCAGGGACCCGCAACGCAGGGACAACTACTACCAAGCGCACATACCCAAAACCGTGGGGCTCCAGAGCGTGTACGAGAAAGTCCTGCACAGGGAGTACGACTACGTCATGGTCACCCCCACCCGGCCTGCGAGGGTCCAGGAGGTGTGCAGTGACGTCACCATTCCGGTCTACGCCCCCACCCCCACGCACTGCAACGACGACAACTGA